Part of the Nostoc sp. ATCC 53789 genome, TTTATTTCCTTATTAGTCCACTTATCAGCCTGTATTCCTCTTTTTTCTGCCAATAATGAGGGATAGCTGCAATCACAAGCGTTCAAACCTTCCACAATATCTTCATCCCAACAGCCGGCGCAGGTGGGAATATCTAAAGCACGAATTTGGGCAACTACTGCGTTGGGATGCGGCCCATATCCTACTAAATCGCCTACACAAAAGATTTTTTCGCATGAGTGCTGGTCAATATCTAGTAATACAGCATCCAAGGCTTCGTAATTGCCATGAATACATGACATAACGGCTATTTTCACACTCGTTCTCCTTCTAGTAGAATCTCTTTCACCTGTTGTTGATATTGCAAAATCAATTCATCAGATAAACAGCAATCTGATAAGGTTTGCTTTAAAGTTGCTTCATCTAAGTTGTCCCCCACCACTTCTAAGCCACTGAAACGATGGGGTCTACCCTCTAAGTAACGTGGTAGGTCTAATTCCAGAAAATCCGTTTGGGGAACACCAGCGACAAAATCACAGTAAAGTGACCTACCATCGCTCACATCAAAAATTCCTTTGGCGCGGGTGACGATACCGTAAGCACCGTGGGTAATTTCGTACCAAAATTCCTCTAGGCTGTTTTCGTCAATGACTTGACCATTGCTTGCCACCCGCCATAAAGTTTCAGCGTTACTAGCTTGGGTAGATGCGCCACGGACAATCTCGTTTGCCCAAGAATGGTATTCAGAATCTTTGCAGTCGGCTGGTAGGACTGCAATATTACGGTAAGTGAGATTATCTAATATTTGTGCGTTAGCTGCGATCGCCGTAGGCATTGCTCCCAACTCCAAGTAAAATCCCAATTCGATGTAAACTGCCTCTGCTTTAAGTATTTGGTTGAAAAATTCAATTTCTTGACCGTCACCAAAAACTTGTATACCAGGAAATTCGGTAGCTATGCGGTTTTGGTCAATGGGAACAGTCCCAGTCCCAGGACTGAAATAAATTATTTTGTCAACAGCAGCAATATCTCGCATCTGTTGGCAAATCCAAGTAGTTTTTCCCGCTCCACACGAACCAGCGACAACAGTAATGATTGGTAGAGACATAAACATTAATGATAATCATTCTAATGCACTTTGAATATAGTAGCGAGAAAATTGCTGATTTTACCAATGCCACCGAGTTGTACCATCTGGTTTATCGATGAAAGTTGCTAAATTGCGTTGTTTCCATACATCTTGTTGCAGTTGAGTTGAAGTTTGAATGTCTGCATTAGTTATTAAAAATATACTTGCTATTCACCGTTACCATGCCGTTACAGATCGAGTAACTTGCTAGTGCCTTAAAAGTAATAACTTCCGATTGAGCAATTTCATTTTCATGGTAAGGAAATACTAAATTCCCACCATGAAAATGAATATTACTTAATAGCGTATAGCTTTGTACAGAGAATAATTAAAGCTTATTAATTAGGTCAAACATTTGTGAAGCTGTGAGTAGATTTGGCTAATATCCAGATTTCTACCAATAAAAACTGCCTGATTTTTAGGCGCAGTTTGCCATTCATCAGCATGTAAGCTATAGCGAAGTCCACTCATCTGAAAAATATGACGCAATTCACTATCACTAAACCACAAAATACCCTTAGCTCGAAATACATTCTGTGGCATTTCTTCGGTAAGAAAGTTCTCAAATTTATGGACATCAAATGGTCTATCAGTTTGGAAGGAAATCGAAACAAAGCCATCATTTTCTAAATGATGTGAATGGTGTTCGTGATGATGTTCATGATTATGATCGTGGCCATGATGATGGTGTCCATGCTCGTGAGTATCTTCCGCATCATTAGCGGTATAAGGAACTGTTGGAGTTAAACCCACACCTAAAATTAATGGTAATGCCACTTCTCCATATTTGGTGTGCAGAATTTTTGCACCATTTTTGATATCATGAATGAAATTTTCTACTTCTTCTAGTTTTTCTGGAGTAACGAGGTCTGTTTTATTCAGAAGAATAATATCTCCATAAGTAATCTGTTTTAAAGCAGCTTCACTATCAAAATGATTTTCATCAAAGGTTTCAGAATCTACTACAGTGATAATCGAGTCGAGGTTTGTTAAATCCCTTAATTCCGTACCCAAAAAAGTCAATATAATTGGCAAAGGGTCAGCAACACCAGTTGTTTCAATTACTAAATAATCAATGCGGTCTTCTCTCTCTAAAAATCGATAAACTGCATCAACTAAATTATCATTGATGGTACAACAAATACAGCCATTACTTAGTTCGACCATATCTTGATCTACAGAAATTACCAATTGACTATCTATGTCAATATCACCAAATTCATTTACAAGTATGGCAACTTTTAAATCTTGTTTGTTTTTGAGGATTTGATTTAGCAGTGTAGTTTTTCCACTGCCTAAAAATCCTGTAATAATAGTAACAGGCATTCCTTTTTTAGGAATATCAAGATTTGGGGTTGAAGTTAGTGTGCTTAGTTGAGTCATAATAAATTCAATTTTCTGTAGATTACAAAACTGCTATAGGACTCATATTTGATTTTTCAAAAAAATCCGTACAACTTAAAAAGCCTTCTTGCCTTTTTCCTACCTATGCAAGTAAGTATGGCTACGTTCCCGTGAGGGATACAAAAATCAAAGCGGATTCCTATAGTAGTAATTATTAATAGCTATAGTCCCTAGAAAGAAATAGCTTTTGCACTGCGATCGCCATTGTATGGGCGCAGGTGTGACGAATCCGCATAAGTTTTCCTGGGACTGGGTTAGGGAACTGACCATATCAAAATACAATGAGAATCGTTATCATAATAGCGCAAAAAAAGTTAGATGGTGCAACCTAGAGGGAGAAAAGTATAGAAGTAAAAAATATCACATCCCTTCGGGACGTTCCGCGTTCGCGTAAGCGTTCCACAGGGTAGGTAGTCCCTACAAATGTGCTTGAGCCAAAATCTGTTGAGCGCGATCGCAGACGCTCACTGTTGGAAAATTACTAAATAAACAAATATAGCAAGGAAATCATTAAAATCCAGGGGTTAACTATTTCTGGGTAATTTCCAACTTCAACTCTTGTAAAAATTCAGTGCTAATGGGTGAAGTTGCCAGAATTGGATGCTTAATACCTCCCCAAATACTTCCAGTGCGGATACGATGGGAAACTAACACTTCAGGAATTTCATTAGAGATTAAAACCTGTGGTGGTGCAAGTTGACCGATGGTTCTAGCTCTTTGGTAATGATATGATTCTGATAGAGCCAGATCCAGTTTTTCCGCAATAATTTCTGGGGTTTCTTTTGCCGAATCTAGTAATAGAATATAGTGTGGAGGATCGGCAATAGGCATCAAGCTTTTAAAATTAGTTTCTTGCAAGTTCAACAGAGTCAGAGCATTGTTTACAAAGGTTTCTTGCAACTTTTCGCCCACCAAATCGCTAATAGCTTGATGTCGTCCGAGAAACTCTAAACAGGGAGTGTGGCGATAGTAATGAGTAACCCGGATGCGATCGCCAATTCGATAACGATACAATCCGCCTTTCTGGGATAAAATAATCGTGTATTCCTTGCCAATGTTGAGTTCATGTAAACCATGCAGTGAACCAGCATCATCCTCGAACTCGAAAAAAACTTCATCCAGAACCGGCACACACCCCCCAGCTACAATCAACGGAATCGTCATTGGGGCTTCCGTTGCTAGTAGTCCTTTACCTTGAATTAATACACCTGGAAATTTTAATCTTAATCCCTGAGCTTGATCTGCTGCATTGGCGCTATCCCAGCAAGAAATTAGCTTTAAATTTGGCCAGAGTTGCATCCAGGGAATATTACTTTCGCTGAGAAGTTGCAGGCGATGATGTGAAATTAGATTGTGTAATTCTTTTCGCAATAAATCTTGATTTTCTTGAATATATTTTAAATGTACTTGTAGAAAACTAGGACTCCAAATAGAAATAATTTCTAGTTTTTCAGCCTCTAATAATGCCAAAGCCAGTTGATGTTTAAACAAATTCGCGTCATGCAGCCGATTAAGTTTATTTGGCATCACCAACCAAGGACGCAAAAACCAACGCAACCACCCATCTAAATAATCTAAATCATCCTGTAAAGTTTGGCTATCAGCTACATTTAATTGCGGCGAGATACAAGCATAAATCTTGCCTGTGTAA contains:
- a CDS encoding GTP-binding protein, producing MTQLSTLTSTPNLDIPKKGMPVTIITGFLGSGKTTLLNQILKNKQDLKVAILVNEFGDIDIDSQLVISVDQDMVELSNGCICCTINDNLVDAVYRFLEREDRIDYLVIETTGVADPLPIILTFLGTELRDLTNLDSIITVVDSETFDENHFDSEAALKQITYGDIILLNKTDLVTPEKLEEVENFIHDIKNGAKILHTKYGEVALPLILGVGLTPTVPYTANDAEDTHEHGHHHHGHDHNHEHHHEHHSHHLENDGFVSISFQTDRPFDVHKFENFLTEEMPQNVFRAKGILWFSDSELRHIFQMSGLRYSLHADEWQTAPKNQAVFIGRNLDISQIYSQLHKCLT
- a CDS encoding GH3 auxin-responsive promoter family protein, with product MHPIIKLFGQILAPTAKRFHQALDNPELMQTSVKRQICDRLIKSEYGKSLGIHSVDDWQRVPIVDYDALEPYLNQKQQQISLTPEPILFYEKTSGSSGAVKWIPYTQSLRRSFNKMFCVWAHDLIVHGPKFYTGKIYACISPQLNVADSQTLQDDLDYLDGWLRWFLRPWLVMPNKLNRLHDANLFKHQLALALLEAEKLEIISIWSPSFLQVHLKYIQENQDLLRKELHNLISHHRLQLLSESNIPWMQLWPNLKLISCWDSANAADQAQGLRLKFPGVLIQGKGLLATEAPMTIPLIVAGGCVPVLDEVFFEFEDDAGSLHGLHELNIGKEYTIILSQKGGLYRYRIGDRIRVTHYYRHTPCLEFLGRHQAISDLVGEKLQETFVNNALTLLNLQETNFKSLMPIADPPHYILLLDSAKETPEIIAEKLDLALSESYHYQRARTIGQLAPPQVLISNEIPEVLVSHRIRTGSIWGGIKHPILATSPISTEFLQELKLEITQK
- a CDS encoding GTP-binding protein, yielding MSLPIITVVAGSCGAGKTTWICQQMRDIAAVDKIIYFSPGTGTVPIDQNRIATEFPGIQVFGDGQEIEFFNQILKAEAVYIELGFYLELGAMPTAIAANAQILDNLTYRNIAVLPADCKDSEYHSWANEIVRGASTQASNAETLWRVASNGQVIDENSLEEFWYEITHGAYGIVTRAKGIFDVSDGRSLYCDFVAGVPQTDFLELDLPRYLEGRPHRFSGLEVVGDNLDEATLKQTLSDCCLSDELILQYQQQVKEILLEGERV